A genomic segment from Tuwongella immobilis encodes:
- a CDS encoding PVC-type heme-binding CxxCH protein, whose translation MVLRIGLLVLLTAGVAQANPNVATTPKLSPAEEQKQFRLPPGFEAQLVASEPDILKPMNLAWDAHGRLWVTSSIEYPWPSEKAPAKDRLQVLSDFGPDGRARKIVTFADDLNIPIGVLPLPSGNDVLVHSIPNVYLLRDTNGDGKADERKVILSGIGYRDTHGMVNSFRLGFDGWIYACHGFANESTIRGSDGRTIRLQSGNTFRFRPDGTGLESYTFGQVNPFGMTFDPFGDLFTADCHSKPITNLIPGAYYSSFGKPHDGLGFGPDMIGHDHASTGLCGLTYNTGDHFPEAFRDTMFLGNVVTSRINQDRIVRNGSSPQAQEQPDFLRSDDPWFRPVDLQIGPDGALYVADFYNRIIGHYEVPLTHPGRDRDSGRIWRIRYVGNDTRPTPMATPAAHFATGPVDAVVQDLGHPNQSVRMLAMNALVHRGESVLPAVEAALAKPRNEWQQIQAMWVRERLKPLDDAALTPLVDSPSAAIRTHAMRLLANRATLSPAQRNWITKGVQDSNPRVARSAAFAIDRVGDWSQSDAVLQRFLTVPGNDPHLKHALKIALRSLANRASESFASIGTQPLPPVQQGAWAEVALGVHRPEAATVLSRLLASLESIGGRDLFLRGTQHLARYGDADPIDSLVTYLQTPAVTGDTGRLIGALQAIQRGSQERGRGMPEVVRSLAAKIATESLNSPDLARQQAGLELANAVRIDSAFPQIAAIATDRNRSEAQRLAALPVMANLGGRNAVDRLAALVTQANEPLPIRERAAQALASINDATASNALAAAIGTAPARLATTIALSLADSPTGGTALLTTIQAGKASGRLLQDRAVAQKLKERKLPNLEVRIAELTRGLPSADERMLERMNQRRQGFQTASKDLQLGKSLFAKNCAICHQLGGEGAKIGPQLDGIGARGLERLLEDVLDPSRNVDQALRTTSFELSDGRLVSGLVLREIGEVVVIADAQGKEVTLPKDRIESRTTSLLSPMPANVSEQLTEPEFYHLLAYLLEQKPKEPTPAKP comes from the coding sequence ATGGTTTTGCGCATTGGTTTGCTGGTTCTTCTCACGGCCGGGGTCGCTCAGGCGAATCCCAATGTGGCAACGACGCCCAAATTAAGCCCGGCAGAAGAACAAAAACAATTTCGACTGCCCCCCGGATTCGAGGCCCAACTCGTGGCCTCCGAACCGGATATCCTCAAACCCATGAACCTCGCCTGGGATGCTCACGGGCGACTCTGGGTGACCTCATCCATCGAATATCCTTGGCCTTCGGAAAAGGCTCCCGCCAAGGATCGGCTGCAAGTGTTGAGCGATTTCGGACCCGATGGCCGCGCTCGCAAAATTGTCACCTTCGCCGACGATCTGAATATTCCCATCGGTGTGCTGCCCTTGCCCAGCGGCAACGACGTGCTGGTTCACAGTATCCCCAACGTCTATCTGCTGCGGGACACCAACGGCGATGGCAAAGCCGATGAACGCAAGGTGATTCTCTCCGGCATTGGCTACCGCGATACGCACGGCATGGTCAATTCCTTCCGGTTAGGGTTTGATGGCTGGATCTATGCCTGCCATGGCTTTGCCAACGAGTCCACCATCCGCGGCAGCGATGGCCGCACCATCCGCCTGCAATCCGGCAACACCTTCCGATTCCGCCCCGATGGCACCGGACTGGAATCGTACACCTTCGGCCAGGTCAATCCGTTTGGCATGACCTTCGACCCCTTCGGCGACCTGTTCACCGCCGATTGCCACTCCAAGCCGATCACGAATTTGATTCCCGGGGCGTATTATTCCAGCTTCGGGAAGCCGCATGATGGCCTGGGATTTGGCCCGGATATGATCGGCCACGATCACGCCTCCACCGGCTTGTGCGGGCTGACCTACAACACCGGCGATCACTTCCCGGAAGCCTTCCGCGATACGATGTTTCTGGGCAATGTTGTCACCTCACGCATCAATCAAGATCGAATTGTTCGTAACGGTTCCTCGCCGCAAGCGCAAGAACAGCCGGACTTTCTGCGCAGCGACGATCCCTGGTTCCGTCCCGTGGATCTGCAAATTGGGCCGGATGGTGCCCTGTATGTGGCCGACTTTTACAACCGCATCATTGGCCACTATGAAGTGCCGCTCACGCACCCAGGTCGGGACCGAGACAGCGGCCGGATTTGGCGCATTCGCTATGTCGGCAACGACACGCGCCCCACGCCGATGGCCACGCCCGCAGCCCATTTTGCGACCGGCCCGGTGGATGCAGTCGTGCAGGATCTCGGCCACCCGAATCAGTCGGTTCGCATGCTGGCGATGAATGCGCTGGTGCATCGTGGCGAATCGGTTCTGCCCGCGGTCGAAGCCGCACTCGCCAAGCCCCGCAACGAATGGCAGCAGATTCAGGCCATGTGGGTGCGAGAACGGCTGAAACCGCTCGATGACGCCGCGTTGACGCCGCTTGTCGATTCGCCCTCAGCGGCCATTCGCACGCATGCAATGCGCCTGCTCGCCAATCGCGCGACGCTCTCCCCCGCTCAGCGAAATTGGATCACCAAAGGCGTGCAAGACAGCAATCCCCGCGTCGCTCGATCGGCCGCGTTTGCCATCGATCGCGTCGGCGATTGGTCGCAAAGTGACGCTGTTTTGCAGCGATTTTTGACTGTTCCCGGAAATGATCCGCATTTGAAACATGCCCTGAAAATCGCCCTACGTAGCCTCGCCAATCGAGCGAGCGAATCGTTCGCCAGCATCGGCACGCAACCGCTCCCACCCGTGCAACAAGGTGCCTGGGCGGAGGTCGCCCTGGGGGTGCATCGCCCGGAAGCGGCCACGGTATTGTCCCGATTGCTTGCATCGTTGGAATCGATTGGTGGGCGCGATTTGTTCCTTCGCGGGACACAACACCTCGCCCGATACGGCGATGCAGACCCAATCGATTCGCTGGTCACCTACCTACAAACGCCCGCGGTCACCGGCGATACCGGCCGACTCATCGGTGCCTTGCAGGCGATCCAACGCGGCAGCCAAGAGCGTGGCCGGGGGATGCCCGAAGTCGTGCGCTCACTCGCCGCCAAAATCGCCACCGAATCGCTGAATTCGCCGGATCTCGCCCGACAACAAGCCGGCCTGGAACTGGCGAACGCCGTGCGAATCGACTCCGCATTTCCGCAAATCGCCGCCATCGCCACGGATCGCAACCGCAGCGAAGCCCAACGACTCGCCGCCCTGCCGGTGATGGCCAATCTCGGCGGACGAAACGCCGTCGATCGACTGGCCGCCCTGGTCACGCAAGCGAATGAGCCGTTGCCGATTCGGGAACGAGCCGCGCAAGCCCTTGCCAGCATTAACGATGCGACGGCCTCCAACGCGCTGGCCGCCGCCATCGGCACCGCCCCCGCCCGACTGGCGACCACCATCGCGCTCAGCCTCGCCGATAGCCCCACCGGCGGCACCGCCCTGCTCACCACCATCCAAGCCGGCAAAGCCTCCGGGCGATTGCTGCAAGATCGCGCAGTGGCCCAGAAGTTGAAGGAACGCAAGCTCCCCAACCTCGAGGTCCGCATCGCCGAACTCACCCGCGGACTCCCCTCCGCCGATGAACGCATGCTCGAACGCATGAATCAACGACGCCAGGGATTCCAAACCGCCAGCAAAGACCTGCAGCTCGGCAAATCGCTGTTCGCCAAGAATTGCGCCATCTGCCACCAACTCGGCGGCGAAGGTGCCAAAATTGGCCCGCAATTGGACGGTATCGGTGCCCGTGGCCTGGAACGACTCCTCGAAGATGTCCTCGATCCCAGTCGAAATGTCGATCAAGCCCTGCGCACCACCTCGTTTGAACTGAGCGATGGCCGATTGGTCAG